From a region of the Athene noctua chromosome 14, bAthNoc1.hap1.1, whole genome shotgun sequence genome:
- the ZFP91 gene encoding E3 ubiquitin-protein ligase ZFP91 isoform X1, which translates to MPAGIEQPGGAEEQPPAQGPPAAAERPPSSGRRRPPPPPAAEQGEESGGSRVLRGGRERGRAAAAAASAAGGAAAAAAASRRRKAEYPRRRRSSPGARPAAEQPAAETPPAAKKAPRAGGRAPALLCSQNIRTQKDPKEEKEEEEVSSVLSHGSPVSTARPSRSWRSSRSATAARQRDTENSRASRSKTGSLQLVCKSEPNTDQLEYEVTEEHRSPAGISSDDEEMLISEEEVPFKDDPRDETYKPHLEKEAPKQRRKASKGKEEKEKHKEIKVEVKEESEFQEDEEPPRKRGRRRKDDKSPRLPKRRKKPPIQYVRCEMEGCGTVLAHPRYLQHHIKYQHLLKKKYVCPHPSCGRLFRLQKQLLRHAKHHTDQRDYICEYCARAFKSSHNLAVHRMIHTGEKPLQCEICGFTCRQKASLNWHMKKHDADSFYQFSCNICGKKFEKKDSVVAHKAKSHPEVLIAEALAANAGALITSTDILGTNPEAIAPPTDGQGLPLLPDPLGSAAPADCLLLNPDGMPKTYCGGAERVSLVADGKLFVGSGSSANPEGLVMNTEILGATTEVLIEDSDSTGP; encoded by the exons ATGCCGGCGGGCATCGAGCAGCCGGGGGGCGCCGAGGAGCAGCCGCCCGCCCAGggcccgccggcggccgcggagAGGCCGCCGTCctcgggccgccgccgcccgccgccgccgcccgccgccgagcAGGGGGAGGAGTCCGGTGGCAGCCGGGTGCTGAGgggcggccgggagcggggccgggccgcggccgccgccgcctcggccgcgggaggagccgccgccgccgctgccgcctcccgccgccgtaAGGCCGAGTATCCCCGGCGCCGGCGGAGtagccccggggcccggcccgccgccgagCAGCCCGCCGCCGAGACGCCACCCGCGGCCAAGAAGGCCCCCCGGGCCGG TGGTAGAGCCCCTGCCTTACTGTGTTCCCAGAACATACGT ACTCAGAAGG ATcccaaagaagagaaggaagaggaggaagtttCCAGTGTCCTCAGCCATGGCTCTCCTGTCAGCACAGCCAGGCCGAGCAGAAGCTGGCGCAGCAGCAGGTCAGCCACTGCGGCCCGCCAGCGTGACACTGAGAATTCACGTGCCTCCAGATCCAAGACTGGTTCCCTGCAGCTTGTCTGCAAGTCGGAGCCAAACACAGACCAGCTTGAATATG AGGTCACAGAAGAGCATCGGTCTCCAGCTGGAATCAG cagTGATGATGAGGAGATGctcatcagtgaggaagaagtTCCCTTCAAAGATGATCCAAGAGATGAAACGTACAAGCCCCACCTAGAGAA GGAAGCAccaaagcaaaggagaaaagctagtaaggggaaggaggaaaaagagaaacacaaagaGATTAAAGTAGAAGTGAAAGAAGAGAGTGAGTTTCAGGAAGATGAAGAACCACCAAGGAA gagaggaaggaggagaaaggatgACAAGAGCCCAAGGCTGCCCAAGAGAAG GAAGAAGCCTCCGATACAGTACGTCCGCTGTGAGATGGAAGGCTGTGGCACAGTCTTGGCTCACCCACGTTACCTGCAG CATCACATAAAGTACCAGCActtgctgaagaaaaaatatgtgtGTCCTCATCCCTCCTGTGGTCGGCTCTTTCGActccagaagcagctcctgcGGCATGCCAAACACCACACAG ATCAAAGGGACTACATCTGTGAGTACTGTGCCCGGGCGTTTAAGAGTTCTCATAACTTGGCGGTGCACCGGATGATCCATACGGGCGAGAAGCCCTTGCA gtGTGAGATCTGTGGATTCACCTGCCGGCAGAAGGCTTCCCTCAACTGGCACATGAAGAAGCATGATGCGGACTCCTTCTACCAGTTCTCCTGCAACATTTGTGGCAAGAAATTTGAGAAGAAGGACAGCGTGGTGGCCCACAAAGCCAAGAGCCACCCCGAAGTGCTTATTGCCGAAGCACTAGCTGCCAATGCGGGTGCCCTGATCACCAGCACCGACATCCTGGGCACTAATCCCGAGGCCATCGCGCCGCCCACCGATGGGCAGGGCCTCCCCCTCCTGCCCGACCCCCTGGGAAGCGCTGCCCCGGCAGATTGCCTGCTGCTGAACCCCGACGGGATGCCGAAGACGTACTGCGGTGGGGCAGAGCGCGTGAGCCTGGTGGCTGACGGCAAGCTCTTCGTGGGCAGCGGCAGCAGCGCAAACCCGGAGGGGCTGGTCATGAACACAGAGATCCTGGGAGCCACCACAGAGGTGCTCATCGAAGATTCAGACTCCACTGGACCCTAG
- the ZFP91 gene encoding E3 ubiquitin-protein ligase ZFP91 isoform X2, which translates to MIELMTFLAIKVVVMGVSDPKEEKEEEEVSSVLSHGSPVSTARPSRSWRSSRSATAARQRDTENSRASRSKTGSLQLVCKSEPNTDQLEYEVTEEHRSPAGISDDEEMLISEEEVPFKDDPRDETYKPHLEKEAPKQRRKASKGKEEKEKHKEIKVEVKEESEFQEDEEPPRKRGRRRKDDKSPRLPKRRKKPPIQYVRCEMEGCGTVLAHPRYLQHHIKYQHLLKKKYVCPHPSCGRLFRLQKQLLRHAKHHTDQRDYICEYCARAFKSSHNLAVHRMIHTGEKPLQCEICGFTCRQKASLNWHMKKHDADSFYQFSCNICGKKFEKKDSVVAHKAKSHPEVLIAEALAANAGALITSTDILGTNPEAIAPPTDGQGLPLLPDPLGSAAPADCLLLNPDGMPKTYCGGAERVSLVADGKLFVGSGSSANPEGLVMNTEILGATTEVLIEDSDSTGP; encoded by the exons ATGATAGAATTAATGACTTTTCTTGCTATTAAAGTGGTTGTAATGGGTGTTTCAGATcccaaagaagagaaggaagaggaggaagtttCCAGTGTCCTCAGCCATGGCTCTCCTGTCAGCACAGCCAGGCCGAGCAGAAGCTGGCGCAGCAGCAGGTCAGCCACTGCGGCCCGCCAGCGTGACACTGAGAATTCACGTGCCTCCAGATCCAAGACTGGTTCCCTGCAGCTTGTCTGCAAGTCGGAGCCAAACACAGACCAGCTTGAATATG AGGTCACAGAAGAGCATCGGTCTCCAGCTGGAATCAG TGATGATGAGGAGATGctcatcagtgaggaagaagtTCCCTTCAAAGATGATCCAAGAGATGAAACGTACAAGCCCCACCTAGAGAA GGAAGCAccaaagcaaaggagaaaagctagtaaggggaaggaggaaaaagagaaacacaaagaGATTAAAGTAGAAGTGAAAGAAGAGAGTGAGTTTCAGGAAGATGAAGAACCACCAAGGAA gagaggaaggaggagaaaggatgACAAGAGCCCAAGGCTGCCCAAGAGAAG GAAGAAGCCTCCGATACAGTACGTCCGCTGTGAGATGGAAGGCTGTGGCACAGTCTTGGCTCACCCACGTTACCTGCAG CATCACATAAAGTACCAGCActtgctgaagaaaaaatatgtgtGTCCTCATCCCTCCTGTGGTCGGCTCTTTCGActccagaagcagctcctgcGGCATGCCAAACACCACACAG ATCAAAGGGACTACATCTGTGAGTACTGTGCCCGGGCGTTTAAGAGTTCTCATAACTTGGCGGTGCACCGGATGATCCATACGGGCGAGAAGCCCTTGCA gtGTGAGATCTGTGGATTCACCTGCCGGCAGAAGGCTTCCCTCAACTGGCACATGAAGAAGCATGATGCGGACTCCTTCTACCAGTTCTCCTGCAACATTTGTGGCAAGAAATTTGAGAAGAAGGACAGCGTGGTGGCCCACAAAGCCAAGAGCCACCCCGAAGTGCTTATTGCCGAAGCACTAGCTGCCAATGCGGGTGCCCTGATCACCAGCACCGACATCCTGGGCACTAATCCCGAGGCCATCGCGCCGCCCACCGATGGGCAGGGCCTCCCCCTCCTGCCCGACCCCCTGGGAAGCGCTGCCCCGGCAGATTGCCTGCTGCTGAACCCCGACGGGATGCCGAAGACGTACTGCGGTGGGGCAGAGCGCGTGAGCCTGGTGGCTGACGGCAAGCTCTTCGTGGGCAGCGGCAGCAGCGCAAACCCGGAGGGGCTGGTCATGAACACAGAGATCCTGGGAGCCACCACAGAGGTGCTCATCGAAGATTCAGACTCCACTGGACCCTAG